In Nocardia yunnanensis, one DNA window encodes the following:
- a CDS encoding CaiB/BaiF CoA transferase family protein, giving the protein MPDHTPAASGPLADLRVIEMGQLLAGPFCGQLLGDFGAEVIKLESPGRGDPMREWGREKPYGRSLWWPVVARNKKSVTCNLRTAEGQALARDLIAQADIVVENFRPGTLERWGLDFDTLRADNPGLILTRVTGYGQNGPYAPRAGYGSIGEAMGGIRYTTGDPDHPPARTGISLGDSLAAVFATIGTLAAVHHRTRTGRGQLVDSAIYEAVLAMMESLLPEWGVAGYQRERTGPVLPNVSPSNVYPTAGGEMILIAANQDTVFTRLATAMGKPELAATERFATHSTRGENMAELDDIIIEWTRTLGADELLEQLHRAGVPAGRIYTARDMFADPHFAAREAIVRLAHPELGEIPMQNVVPKLSETPGSVRHTGPELGEHNSEIYARLLGIGPDKLAALAENGIV; this is encoded by the coding sequence ATGCCAGACCACACCCCCGCCGCCTCGGGCCCGCTGGCCGATCTGCGAGTGATCGAGATGGGACAGCTGCTGGCCGGCCCGTTCTGCGGGCAGTTGCTGGGCGACTTCGGCGCCGAGGTCATCAAACTCGAGTCGCCCGGACGCGGCGATCCCATGCGCGAGTGGGGACGGGAGAAGCCCTACGGGCGTTCGCTGTGGTGGCCGGTGGTGGCGCGCAACAAGAAATCGGTCACCTGCAATCTGCGCACCGCCGAGGGGCAGGCGCTGGCGCGTGACCTCATCGCGCAGGCCGATATCGTGGTCGAGAACTTCCGGCCCGGCACCCTCGAACGCTGGGGGCTGGACTTCGACACCTTGCGCGCGGACAACCCGGGCCTGATCCTCACGCGCGTCACCGGCTATGGACAGAACGGGCCGTACGCGCCGCGCGCGGGCTACGGCTCCATCGGCGAGGCGATGGGCGGAATCCGCTACACCACCGGCGATCCCGACCATCCGCCCGCCAGAACCGGTATCTCCCTGGGTGATTCGCTGGCGGCGGTGTTCGCCACCATCGGCACCCTGGCCGCGGTGCACCACCGCACCCGCACCGGACGCGGGCAGCTCGTGGACTCGGCGATCTACGAGGCGGTGCTGGCCATGATGGAATCGCTGCTGCCCGAATGGGGAGTGGCCGGCTACCAGCGGGAACGCACCGGGCCGGTGCTGCCGAACGTCTCGCCCAGCAATGTCTATCCGACCGCGGGCGGGGAGATGATCCTCATCGCGGCCAATCAGGACACGGTGTTCACCCGGCTGGCCACCGCCATGGGCAAACCGGAACTGGCCGCCACCGAACGCTTCGCCACCCACTCCACGCGCGGGGAGAACATGGCCGAGCTCGACGACATCATCATCGAGTGGACGCGCACGCTGGGCGCGGACGAACTGCTCGAGCAGCTGCATCGGGCGGGGGTGCCGGCGGGCCGCATCTACACCGCCCGCGACATGTTCGCCGATCCGCATTTCGCCGCCCGCGAAGCCATTGTGCGGCTGGCGCATCCGGAGCTGGGTGAGATTCCCATGCAGAACGTGGTGCCGAAGCTGAGCGAGACGCCCGGCAGCGTGCGGCATACCGGGCCGGAACTGGGCGAGCACAACAGCGAGATCTACGCGCGACTGCTGGGCATCGGCCCGGACAAACTGGCCGCGCTCGCCGAGAACGGCATCGTGTGA
- the nbtC gene encoding nocobactin polyketide synthase NbtC, translated as MPDYRLPDGSTPIPLSADTPDALAREAAALAAYLEQRPGVSPDEVADMLIRTRGARRHRMVAMVGDHAQLVEALRAVAAGRPHPAVVRADGAAAARRIAYVFPGQGSQRPGMGLLYYRNSPVFRATVDECDAVFRELHGISPLAYLLHEAGEVDEGVAIVQPALFMQMLGLAAMWRAVGVEPDVTVGHSQGEIAAAVVSGVISLADGVRVVTLRANLVASLERANDWTGQWAMAVLGVDRDECEALLARNSGWAELAVVNSAHVLAVSGERPAVAELVATLTAQGKFAKEIRVEYPAHTSFVSTFRADLEGTLRDTLDHPEFLPTAIDCLGATLGEAVTPDLPVAEYWYWNLRNRVRFDLAVAAAAARDVDLFVEIADHPALLLAMQETLSGIAPPRPFHTIGTSRRSARDLREFTRNLAQIAVHHADFTWSALRADDTIRLPLLDFPNTQTNPKKLWAPFDYARQATDPETPAGSGQVRISAPASAATDREPIHAVPQRLREQWIRLEKRKLVPPRTLAILDHTGAATELAAAITQAAARHGASVAAAASDPACDTAVILLPAPTGGAEESAPACLPADLAARVARAAAFVGDRDWLPDLSGIRDVWLATTGGEPVLEGEAPDLVHAAAQAAFRCLASEHPGIAFRHVDLAAGQALPAAAKAVISAVHTAGEPELAARDGKLYAKRLVLDAAESSTVDPASEVADVPFGAEQLAQVVIVGGTGQLGLDLCAEFARRGAGRITLVSRSGGSGEAAARLRSIAESGVAVQVERCDVTDESAVRALAAVLPAPVTLLVHAAVDYAAAAAEPSPETVATAAESKVLAFDRLVRLLPLAPDARVLACSSLSAVIGGRGHAVYAAVNRMLDVAAMRLRANGIAAAAIQWGLWRSVGVDHDEALARISGTGLLPMDPVAAITGGFTAPGNRLVVAAEWPTLRSLFALFGLDPLFAELPDEPPAAIVAAGAPVTAHAAPESAVAMPTPDVAEQVRDALRFVMGMEPDETIDGSMPLVALGLDSLQALDLRKRIESDLRRDLPVTAILGGASLDDVVSLLG; from the coding sequence ATGCCTGACTATCGACTTCCCGACGGCAGCACCCCGATCCCGCTGTCCGCCGACACCCCCGACGCGCTCGCTCGCGAGGCCGCCGCGCTGGCCGCCTACCTGGAGCAGCGGCCCGGGGTGAGCCCGGACGAGGTGGCGGACATGCTGATCCGCACGCGCGGGGCGCGCCGGCATCGGATGGTGGCCATGGTCGGTGACCACGCTCAGCTCGTCGAGGCCCTGCGCGCCGTCGCCGCCGGACGTCCGCATCCGGCCGTGGTGCGCGCCGACGGTGCTGCCGCCGCGCGGCGCATCGCCTACGTCTTCCCCGGCCAGGGCAGTCAGCGGCCCGGAATGGGGTTGCTCTACTACCGTAATTCTCCGGTCTTCCGGGCCACGGTGGACGAATGCGACGCGGTTTTCCGAGAGCTGCACGGTATTTCGCCGCTCGCCTACCTGCTGCACGAGGCAGGCGAGGTCGACGAGGGTGTCGCCATCGTCCAGCCCGCGCTGTTCATGCAGATGCTCGGGCTGGCCGCCATGTGGCGGGCCGTGGGCGTGGAACCCGATGTGACGGTGGGGCATTCGCAGGGCGAGATCGCCGCGGCCGTGGTGTCGGGTGTTATCTCGCTCGCCGACGGGGTCCGGGTGGTGACCTTGCGCGCCAACCTGGTCGCCTCGCTCGAGCGGGCCAACGACTGGACCGGGCAGTGGGCCATGGCGGTGCTGGGCGTGGACCGCGACGAATGCGAGGCCCTGCTGGCCCGCAATTCCGGCTGGGCCGAACTCGCGGTGGTCAACTCCGCGCACGTGCTCGCCGTCTCCGGGGAACGTCCGGCGGTCGCGGAACTGGTCGCCACCCTCACCGCGCAGGGCAAGTTCGCCAAGGAGATCCGCGTCGAGTATCCCGCGCACACCTCCTTCGTCTCCACCTTCCGCGCGGACCTCGAAGGGACCCTGCGCGACACCCTCGACCACCCCGAATTCCTGCCGACCGCGATCGACTGCCTGGGTGCGACCCTCGGCGAGGCCGTCACCCCCGACCTGCCCGTCGCCGAATACTGGTACTGGAACCTGCGCAATCGCGTCCGCTTCGACCTCGCCGTGGCCGCGGCCGCCGCCCGCGACGTCGACCTCTTCGTCGAAATCGCCGACCACCCCGCGCTGCTGCTCGCCATGCAGGAAACCCTCTCCGGCATCGCCCCGCCTCGCCCCTTCCACACCATCGGCACCTCCCGCCGCAGCGCTCGAGATCTTCGCGAATTCACCCGCAACCTCGCCCAAATCGCCGTCCACCACGCGGATTTCACCTGGTCCGCCCTCCGCGCCGACGACACGATCCGCCTTCCCCTGCTGGACTTCCCCAACACCCAGACCAACCCCAAGAAGCTTTGGGCCCCCTTCGATTACGCCCGGCAAGCGACCGACCCCGAAACCCCGGCCGGGAGCGGTCAGGTTCGAATCAGCGCACCCGCTTCGGCCGCCACCGACCGCGAGCCGATCCACGCGGTGCCGCAGCGGCTCCGCGAACAGTGGATCCGACTCGAGAAGCGCAAGCTGGTACCCCCGCGCACCCTCGCGATCCTCGACCACACCGGCGCCGCCACCGAACTGGCCGCCGCGATCACCCAGGCGGCCGCCCGCCACGGTGCCTCGGTGGCGGCAGCCGCCTCCGACCCGGCCTGCGACACCGCTGTCATCCTGCTGCCCGCACCGACCGGCGGCGCGGAGGAATCCGCACCCGCCTGCTTGCCGGCCGACCTGGCTGCGCGCGTCGCGCGAGCGGCCGCCTTCGTGGGTGATCGTGACTGGCTGCCGGACCTTTCGGGTATCCGAGACGTTTGGCTGGCGACGACGGGCGGTGAACCGGTGCTGGAGGGAGAGGCGCCGGATCTGGTCCACGCGGCTGCGCAGGCCGCGTTCCGGTGCCTGGCGTCCGAACACCCCGGCATCGCGTTCCGGCACGTGGATCTGGCTGCCGGGCAAGCGCTTCCGGCCGCTGCCAAGGCGGTGATCAGCGCGGTGCACACCGCTGGTGAGCCCGAACTCGCCGCCCGTGACGGCAAACTGTACGCCAAACGGCTGGTACTGGACGCGGCCGAATCGAGCACCGTGGACCCGGCGTCGGAAGTTGCGGACGTGCCCTTCGGCGCGGAGCAGTTGGCTCAGGTCGTGATCGTCGGTGGGACCGGTCAACTCGGGCTGGATCTGTGTGCCGAGTTCGCCCGGCGGGGAGCGGGCCGGATCACGCTGGTGAGCCGCTCCGGCGGCAGCGGTGAAGCCGCTGCCCGGCTCCGGTCGATCGCGGAATCCGGTGTGGCCGTTCAGGTCGAACGCTGTGACGTCACCGACGAGTCCGCCGTCCGGGCGCTGGCGGCGGTGTTGCCCGCGCCGGTGACGTTGCTGGTGCATGCCGCCGTCGACTACGCCGCGGCGGCCGCCGAGCCGTCGCCCGAAACCGTCGCCACCGCGGCGGAATCCAAGGTGCTGGCCTTCGACCGGCTGGTGCGGCTGCTGCCGCTTGCCCCGGATGCGCGGGTGCTGGCCTGTTCGTCGCTGTCGGCCGTCATCGGCGGTCGTGGCCACGCCGTCTACGCGGCGGTCAACCGGATGCTCGATGTCGCCGCGATGCGGCTGCGCGCCAACGGGATTGCGGCCGCCGCGATCCAGTGGGGCCTGTGGCGTTCGGTCGGCGTCGACCACGACGAGGCGCTGGCCCGCATCAGCGGCACCGGACTGCTGCCCATGGATCCGGTCGCCGCCATCACCGGCGGATTCACCGCACCCGGCAACCGGCTGGTCGTCGCCGCCGAATGGCCCACGCTGCGCAGTTTGTTCGCGCTGTTCGGCCTGGACCCGCTCTTCGCCGAGCTGCCGGACGAACCGCCGGCCGCGATCGTGGCCGCTGGTGCGCCGGTCACCGCGCACGCCGCACCGGAATCCGCCGTAGCGATGCCGACACCCGATGTCGCCGAGCAGGTTCGGGACGCGCTGCGGTTCGTCATGGGCATGGAGCCAGACGAAACCATCGATGGCTCCATGCCTTTGGTCGCGCTGGGGCTGGACTCGTTGCAAGCGCTGGATCTGCGCAAGCGGATCGAATCCGATCTGCGGCGCGATCTGCCCGTCACCGCGATCCTGGGCGGCGCGTCGCTGGACGACGTGGTGTCGCTGCTCGGCTGA
- a CDS encoding MmgE/PrpD family protein — protein MSEQTIVTRLAEFAHDAHAHGVDKRIRDDAARRVLDVLGNSVAALDSPPAAAVRALITEWGGAAGATALGLPGAWPAPSAALLGGTLAHALDFDDTHLPSVLHPSASVIPAALAVAESRGASGAALLDAVAAGIEITVRAGIAGYDAALRNSIFFERGLHATAICGAVGAAAACAMLSGLDAAGIGHAMGIAASMGAGLLEANRTGGTVKRVHCGWAAHAAVVAAGLARTGLTGPPTVFEGRFGLLHAFCGDRANPDALVEGLGEEWRLLEVCVKPYPCNHFTHAGIDAALRLRARGVRPEDIAELELGAPTAALRTIGFPPEAKARPESGYHAAFSGPYTVAAALTGGGGLGVFHEDFTDAAARDPRRLDLAARVRCVPDARSDELFPEQFPAVLTARLHDGRTLTERVEVNRGGAGNPLTADELALKFRLNTGDVLDAAAADRLSETTYGLAAEPDLERLLRPLRDLHRPG, from the coding sequence ATGAGCGAGCAGACGATCGTCACCCGCCTGGCCGAATTCGCGCACGACGCACACGCCCACGGGGTGGACAAGCGGATTCGGGACGATGCCGCCCGCCGGGTGCTGGATGTGCTCGGCAACAGCGTGGCAGCCCTGGATTCCCCGCCCGCCGCCGCGGTGCGCGCCTTGATCACCGAGTGGGGCGGCGCGGCCGGAGCGACCGCGCTCGGCCTGCCCGGCGCGTGGCCCGCTCCCAGCGCGGCCCTGCTGGGCGGAACCCTCGCGCACGCACTGGATTTCGACGACACCCATCTGCCGTCGGTGCTGCACCCGTCGGCGTCGGTGATCCCCGCCGCCCTGGCCGTCGCCGAGTCCCGGGGCGCCAGCGGTGCGGCGCTGCTGGACGCGGTGGCGGCCGGCATCGAGATCACGGTGCGGGCGGGCATCGCCGGATACGATGCGGCCCTGCGGAATTCGATCTTCTTCGAACGCGGTCTGCATGCCACGGCGATCTGCGGCGCGGTCGGCGCGGCGGCGGCGTGCGCCATGCTGTCGGGCCTGGACGCCGCCGGTATCGGGCACGCCATGGGGATCGCGGCCAGTATGGGTGCGGGTCTGCTCGAGGCCAATCGCACCGGCGGCACGGTCAAACGCGTGCACTGCGGCTGGGCCGCGCATGCCGCGGTGGTCGCAGCGGGTCTGGCGCGCACCGGGCTCACCGGCCCGCCCACGGTGTTCGAGGGCAGATTCGGTCTGCTGCACGCGTTCTGCGGCGACCGCGCGAACCCCGACGCGCTGGTCGAGGGACTCGGCGAGGAGTGGCGGCTGCTGGAGGTGTGCGTCAAACCGTATCCGTGCAATCACTTCACGCACGCCGGCATCGATGCCGCGCTGCGCCTGCGCGCGCGGGGCGTGCGGCCCGAGGACATTGCGGAGCTGGAGCTGGGTGCGCCCACCGCCGCCCTGCGGACCATCGGGTTTCCGCCCGAAGCCAAGGCGCGACCCGAATCCGGGTATCACGCCGCGTTTTCCGGTCCGTACACCGTGGCCGCGGCGCTCACCGGCGGCGGTGGCCTGGGAGTCTTCCACGAGGACTTCACCGACGCCGCCGCGCGTGACCCGCGGCGTCTGGACCTGGCCGCACGGGTGCGCTGTGTCCCCGACGCACGCAGCGACGAGCTGTTCCCCGAGCAGTTCCCGGCCGTGCTGACCGCGCGCCTGCACGACGGCCGGACCCTCACCGAGCGGGTCGAGGTCAATCGAGGCGGCGCCGGCAATCCCCTGACCGCCGACGAGCTCGCGCTGAAGTTCCGGCTCAATACCGGCGACGTTCTCGACGCCGCCGCCGCGGACCGGCTCAGCGAAACCACCTACGGTCTGGCCGCGGAGCCCGATCTGGAGCGACTGCTGCGGCCACTGCGAGACCTCCATCGGCCGGGCTGA
- a CDS encoding polyketide synthase produces MSAHHDDPIVIVGMAVEAPGGIETLADYWAALAESRDLLGPFPRDRGWPLERLFGLAETEGWGAVCDAGGFLDGAADFDAQFFGITPREAVAMDPQQRVALRVAWRALENAGINPGDLGDAEIGCYMGASNTEYGPHGGEVNDYTGYRAGGSALGAVAGRIANCLGLGGPAVVVDVACASSLAAVHLAASAIRNDECEWALAGAACVMGSPGAFFEFSKNNALATDGQCKPYAEDASGTLWGEGVGIVVLERESRARRLGHRIYARLLGSRINHNGKGAPIAVPSTAAQERLIRATVAAAGVAPEHIDLIEGHGTGTAVGDPLELAALQQVYGGPRADGTGPLLGSVKSNLGHAQAAAGLLGLIKVLLCGLHGQIAPTRHAEQPTTRVDWDAAGLRLATELCDWEPRDGVRYAAVSSFGVSGTNAHAVLAMPALEPAASATAGLREAVSQKEIHA; encoded by the coding sequence GTGAGCGCGCACCACGACGACCCGATCGTCATCGTCGGCATGGCGGTCGAGGCTCCCGGCGGCATCGAGACCCTCGCCGACTACTGGGCGGCGCTGGCGGAGTCGCGTGACCTGCTCGGACCGTTTCCGCGTGACCGCGGCTGGCCGCTGGAGCGGCTGTTCGGGCTCGCCGAGACGGAGGGCTGGGGAGCGGTGTGCGACGCGGGCGGATTCCTCGACGGCGCAGCCGATTTCGACGCCCAGTTCTTCGGAATCACCCCGCGCGAGGCCGTGGCCATGGACCCGCAGCAGCGGGTCGCGTTGCGCGTCGCGTGGCGGGCGCTGGAGAACGCGGGCATCAATCCCGGCGATCTCGGAGATGCCGAGATCGGCTGCTACATGGGCGCTTCCAATACCGAGTACGGCCCGCACGGCGGAGAAGTCAACGACTACACCGGATATCGTGCCGGTGGCTCCGCGCTCGGTGCGGTGGCGGGGCGTATCGCCAACTGCCTGGGGCTCGGCGGGCCTGCGGTGGTGGTCGATGTCGCCTGCGCGTCCTCGCTGGCGGCGGTGCACCTGGCCGCCTCCGCCATCCGCAACGACGAATGCGAGTGGGCGCTCGCGGGCGCGGCCTGCGTCATGGGCTCGCCCGGCGCGTTCTTCGAATTCTCCAAGAACAACGCCCTCGCCACCGACGGGCAGTGCAAGCCGTACGCCGAGGACGCCTCCGGGACCCTGTGGGGGGAGGGCGTCGGGATCGTGGTGCTGGAACGGGAATCGCGGGCTCGGCGGCTCGGGCACCGGATCTACGCGCGGCTGCTCGGGTCGCGGATCAACCACAACGGCAAGGGCGCGCCGATCGCGGTGCCCAGCACGGCCGCGCAGGAGCGGTTGATCCGCGCCACCGTCGCCGCCGCCGGCGTCGCACCCGAGCACATCGACCTGATCGAAGGCCACGGCACCGGGACCGCCGTCGGCGACCCGCTGGAACTGGCTGCCCTGCAACAGGTTTACGGTGGCCCCCGCGCGGACGGCACCGGGCCGCTGCTCGGTTCGGTGAAATCCAACCTCGGCCACGCCCAGGCCGCCGCCGGTCTGCTCGGGCTGATCAAGGTGCTGCTGTGCGGACTGCACGGGCAGATCGCGCCCACCCGGCACGCCGAACAGCCCACGACCCGCGTCGACTGGGACGCCGCCGGGCTGCGGCTGGCCACCGAACTGTGCGACTGGGAGCCACGCGACGGCGTCCGCTACGCGGCCGTGTCCTCCTTCGGGGTCAGCGGCACCAATGCGCACGCCGTGCTCGCCATGCCCGCCCTCGAACCGGCCGCGTCCGCGACGGCCGGGCTTCGAGAGGCGGTATCGCAGAAGGAAATCCATGCCTGA
- a CDS encoding cyclase family protein: MSRRDPLIEIVRDGVELIELGQPFFTGMPCSPNHPGFRMTLIRRHGDMVRSDGGSAANEIIVTGGHVGTHIDALSHVSHDGLLHGGVDAAAAQRGGAFTTHGAEHLPGLLRRGVLLDVAGLHDVETLPGGYEITAEDLRRAAKQAEVQPESGDVALIRTGWSRLFDDRDAYLGTASGVPGVGVEAARWLAERGVVATGSDTTAYERIAPGAGHSVLPVHRILLVEAGIFILEHLALEALAEAGRTEFVFLLAPLRIVGGTGSPVRPLAAVTR, from the coding sequence GTGAGCCGGCGCGACCCGCTGATCGAGATCGTGCGCGACGGGGTGGAGCTGATCGAACTGGGTCAGCCGTTCTTCACCGGGATGCCGTGTTCGCCCAACCATCCCGGCTTCCGGATGACCCTGATCCGGCGGCACGGTGACATGGTGCGCTCGGACGGCGGTTCGGCGGCCAACGAGATCATCGTGACCGGCGGCCACGTGGGCACCCATATCGACGCGCTCAGCCACGTCAGTCACGACGGCCTGCTGCACGGCGGGGTCGACGCGGCGGCCGCGCAGCGCGGCGGCGCGTTCACCACGCATGGGGCCGAACATCTCCCGGGTCTGCTGCGCCGCGGCGTGCTGCTCGATGTGGCGGGCCTGCACGACGTCGAGACCCTGCCCGGCGGGTACGAGATCACCGCGGAGGACCTGCGGCGGGCGGCGAAACAGGCGGAGGTGCAGCCGGAATCGGGGGATGTCGCCTTGATTCGAACCGGATGGTCGCGGCTGTTCGACGACCGCGACGCCTATCTCGGCACGGCGTCGGGGGTACCGGGGGTCGGGGTGGAGGCGGCACGCTGGCTGGCCGAACGCGGAGTCGTGGCCACCGGCAGCGATACCACCGCCTACGAGCGGATCGCGCCCGGCGCGGGTCACAGTGTGCTGCCCGTGCATCGAATTCTTCTGGTGGAGGCCGGTATTTTCATTCTCGAACACCTGGCATTGGAGGCGCTGGCCGAGGCCGGGCGCACCGAATTCGTCTTTCTGCTGGCGCCTTTGCGCATTGTCGGCGGCACCGGTTCACCGGTGCGTCCGCTCGCGGCGGTGACACGATGA
- a CDS encoding hydroxymethylglutaryl-CoA lyase, with amino-acid sequence MDITLVEVAPRDGLQNESHPVTTADKIELIRRSVAAGLRRVEAVSFVNAARVPQMADAEAVLAGVPRDGEISYAGLVFNERGLDRALAAGVDEINVVVVATDTFSRRNQGCDTAEGIARWERLAARAAASGLWRTVTIAAAFGCPFEGEVAPAHVLDLIERVAAAGPDEIALADTIGVGTPDRVRRLVTGLIERAPDALPRCHFHNTRNTGYANAIAALDSGVRVLDASIGGIGGCPFAPAATGNIATEDLLYTLDRMGVDTGVDLGAVIDTAAWLGEVLESPVPALLGRAGRFPAAAVS; translated from the coding sequence GTGGACATCACCCTGGTCGAAGTCGCACCCCGGGACGGATTGCAGAACGAATCGCATCCGGTGACCACCGCCGACAAGATCGAGCTGATCCGCCGATCGGTGGCCGCGGGCCTGCGCCGCGTGGAGGCCGTCAGCTTCGTCAACGCCGCGCGTGTACCCCAGATGGCCGATGCCGAGGCCGTGCTGGCGGGCGTCCCGCGCGACGGCGAGATCTCCTATGCCGGACTGGTGTTCAACGAACGCGGCCTCGATCGCGCGCTGGCGGCGGGCGTCGACGAGATCAATGTGGTCGTGGTCGCCACCGACACCTTCAGCCGCCGCAACCAGGGCTGCGACACCGCCGAGGGCATCGCCCGCTGGGAGCGCCTGGCCGCGCGCGCCGCCGCGTCGGGACTGTGGCGCACCGTCACCATCGCCGCCGCCTTCGGCTGCCCCTTCGAGGGCGAGGTCGCCCCCGCCCATGTCCTCGACCTCATCGAGCGTGTCGCGGCGGCGGGCCCCGACGAGATCGCGCTGGCCGACACCATCGGCGTCGGCACCCCCGACCGGGTGCGCCGACTGGTCACCGGCCTCATCGAGCGCGCACCGGACGCGCTGCCGCGCTGCCACTTCCACAACACCCGAAACACCGGCTACGCCAACGCGATCGCCGCCCTGGATTCCGGTGTCCGCGTGCTCGACGCCAGCATCGGCGGTATCGGCGGCTGCCCGTTCGCGCCCGCCGCCACCGGCAATATCGCCACCGAGGACCTGCTGTACACCCTCGATCGCATGGGCGTGGACACCGGCGTGGATCTCGGTGCGGTCATCGATACCGCCGCCTGGCTCGGCGAGGTGCTGGAGTCGCCGGTGCCCGCACTGCTGGGTCGCGCGGGCCGCTTTCCGGCGGCTGCCGTGTCGTAG
- a CDS encoding ATP-binding cassette domain-containing protein, with product MSTDNREPQPDDAIVVEAVEKSFGPVKALRGISFRAPVGCVLGVLGPNGAGKTTTVSVLSTLVRPDAGCALVAGYDVVGQAEEVRASIMLTGQYAALDEVLTGRENLVLFGRLLGLRRKAAVQRADELLDRFSLTEAADRRVGQYSGGMRRRIDIACGLVRQPRVVFLDEPTTGLDPVSRQSLWALVRELKQQGVTVLLTTQYLEEADALSDNIIVVDKGTVIAEGTADQLKARSGSSFCEVVPVDAADMPRLVTALTGLGEITVAESADRVALPAPGGAATLTEALARISAAGIELVDIALRRPSLDEVFIELTKRTPAAVSA from the coding sequence ATGAGTACGGACAACCGGGAGCCGCAACCGGATGACGCCATTGTCGTCGAAGCGGTGGAGAAGTCCTTCGGCCCGGTGAAAGCGTTGCGGGGCATCAGTTTCCGCGCGCCAGTGGGCTGCGTGCTGGGCGTGCTGGGACCCAACGGCGCGGGCAAGACCACCACCGTCTCGGTGCTGTCCACCCTGGTACGCCCCGATGCCGGGTGCGCGCTGGTGGCCGGATACGACGTGGTCGGCCAGGCCGAGGAGGTACGCGCCTCCATCATGCTCACCGGGCAGTACGCCGCGCTGGACGAAGTGCTGACCGGCCGCGAAAATCTCGTCCTGTTCGGTCGCCTGCTGGGGCTGCGGCGCAAGGCGGCTGTTCAGCGCGCCGACGAACTGCTGGACCGCTTCTCGCTCACCGAGGCCGCCGATCGCCGCGTCGGCCAGTACTCCGGCGGTATGCGCCGGCGTATCGATATCGCCTGCGGCCTGGTCCGGCAGCCGCGCGTGGTGTTCCTGGACGAACCCACCACCGGCCTGGACCCCGTGAGCCGCCAGAGCTTGTGGGCGCTGGTGCGCGAGCTCAAGCAGCAGGGCGTCACCGTCCTGCTCACCACCCAGTACCTGGAGGAGGCGGATGCGTTGAGCGACAACATCATCGTCGTGGACAAGGGCACCGTCATCGCCGAAGGCACCGCCGATCAGCTCAAGGCGCGCTCGGGTTCCAGCTTCTGCGAAGTCGTTCCGGTCGACGCCGCCGACATGCCGCGCCTGGTCACCGCCCTGACCGGGCTGGGCGAGATCACCGTCGCCGAGTCTGCCGACCGCGTCGCACTGCCCGCGCCCGGCGGCGCGGCCACCCTCACCGAAGCGCTGGCCCGAATCAGCGCCGCCGGAATCGAACTCGTCGATATCGCCCTGCGCCGCCCTTCCCTGGACGAGGTCTTCATCGAACTCACCAAGCGCACCCCGGCGGCGGTGAGCGCGTGA
- a CDS encoding hemerythrin domain-containing protein, with protein sequence MSTDAIVLLREDHKEIRKLFREFQNAGDDAHATKGRLVDKIIEALTVHTYIENECMYPEVRKLVPDLEDDILESYEEHHVADVLVMELATMKPEDERFTAKATVLIESVDHHIDEEEDNWFPKVREQLGRKQLQEIGARMLELREKAPRTPAAPAALKKAFDAMRA encoded by the coding sequence ATGTCCACCGATGCGATCGTGCTGTTGCGGGAGGACCACAAGGAAATCCGCAAGCTGTTCCGGGAGTTCCAGAATGCCGGCGACGACGCCCACGCCACCAAGGGCCGGCTCGTCGACAAGATCATCGAGGCGCTGACCGTGCACACCTACATCGAGAACGAGTGCATGTATCCCGAGGTGCGCAAACTGGTCCCCGACCTCGAGGACGACATCCTCGAATCCTACGAGGAGCATCATGTCGCCGATGTCCTGGTGATGGAGCTGGCCACGATGAAACCGGAGGACGAGCGGTTCACCGCCAAGGCCACCGTGCTCATCGAGAGCGTCGACCACCACATCGACGAGGAAGAGGACAACTGGTTCCCGAAGGTGCGAGAACAGCTCGGGCGCAAGCAACTCCAGGAGATCGGCGCGCGGATGCTGGAGCTGCGCGAGAAGGCGCCGCGGACACCGGCGGCGCCCGCGGCACTGAAGAAGGCGTTCGACGCGATGCGGGCCTGA